The following proteins are encoded in a genomic region of Arcobacter suis CECT 7833:
- a CDS encoding IS3 family transposase — protein sequence MCKVFKVDKSSYYNWVKNGCVIQKVDEKLNELIEIIFLQSRQTYGTRRIKDKLLERYGVIVSRRRIRNILKQLGLFVKMKRRFKVMTTDSNHNLPIAPNILNRDFYASKVDEKYVGDRSINKKILNISFY from the coding sequence ATGTGTAAAGTTTTTAAAGTTGATAAAAGTAGCTATTACAATTGGGTTAAAAATGGTTGTGTAATTCAAAAAGTTGATGAGAAACTTAATGAACTAATTGAAATAATATTTCTTCAATCAAGACAAACATATGGTACAAGAAGGATAAAAGATAAACTTCTTGAAAGATATGGTGTAATAGTTTCAAGAAGACGAATTAGAAATATTCTAAAACAATTAGGATTGTTTGTAAAAATGAAACGAAGATTTAAAGTTATGACAACAGATTCAAATCATAATTTACCAATAGCTCCCAATATTTTAAATAGAGATTTCTATGCTTCAAAAGTTGATGAAAAATATGTAGGCGATAGAAGTATTAATAAAAAGATATTAAATATATCTTTTTATTAA
- a CDS encoding XRE family transcriptional regulator: MEKENFKQLLKKADFNKRTFSQYLGLKYQSVNSWGNNGRNVPYWVESWLNLYIDNKKCKQIKEILKDSGVCQ; encoded by the coding sequence ATGGAAAAAGAAAATTTTAAACAATTATTGAAAAAAGCTGATTTTAATAAACGAACATTTTCCCAATATTTAGGACTAAAATATCAAAGTGTAAATTCATGGGGAAACAATGGACGAAATGTTCCATATTGGGTAGAATCATGGCTAAATTTATATATTGACAATAAAAAATGCAAACAAATAAAAGAGATTTTAAAAGATAGTGGTGTTTGCCAATAA
- the thiD gene encoding bifunctional hydroxymethylpyrimidine kinase/phosphomethylpyrimidine kinase — protein MRVVLSIAGSDSGGGAGIQADIKSALYHEVFMTTAITAVTAQNTKGVQDICVLEPDFVKIQILSVLNDFEVNTIKIGMLGSKNLVLKVKEVIKNLNIPIILDPVAISRAGSKLITDEAIESLKELFDYSYLITPNKYEAKLFFNVSSIEDIKNLKTQNSNILFKNMVESKNKTVDILLKKDGLIIEFESLKANEANTHGTGCSYSASIASLIARDFCLEDAIKISKEYIYQAIKNAPNLGFGNGPINHILK, from the coding sequence ATGAGAGTTGTATTATCAATTGCAGGAAGTGATAGCGGTGGTGGAGCTGGAATTCAAGCTGATATAAAAAGTGCTTTATACCATGAAGTTTTTATGACAACTGCAATTACAGCTGTAACTGCTCAAAATACAAAAGGAGTACAAGATATTTGTGTTCTTGAACCTGATTTTGTAAAAATACAAATTCTTAGTGTACTAAATGATTTTGAAGTCAATACTATAAAAATAGGAATGTTAGGGTCAAAAAATCTTGTATTAAAAGTAAAAGAAGTCATTAAAAATCTAAATATTCCTATAATTCTTGATCCAGTTGCCATTTCAAGAGCTGGATCTAAACTAATAACAGATGAAGCAATAGAAAGTTTAAAAGAATTATTTGATTATAGTTATTTGATAACTCCAAATAAATACGAAGCTAAACTATTTTTTAATGTAAGTTCTATTGAAGATATTAAAAATTTAAAAACACAAAACTCAAATATATTATTTAAAAATATGGTAGAAAGTAAAAATAAAACCGTAGATATTTTATTAAAAAAAGATGGTTTGATTATTGAATTTGAATCATTAAAAGCAAATGAAGCGAATACTCATGGAACAGGTTGTAGTTATAGTGCATCTATTGCTTCTTTAATTGCAAGGGATTTTTGCCTTGAAGATGCAATAAAAATTTCAAAAGAATATATCTATCAAGCAATTAAAAATGCTCCAAATTTAGGCTTTGGGAATGGTCCAATAAATCACATTTTAAAGTGA
- a CDS encoding glutamate-5-semialdehyde dehydrogenase, with protein MQAFLEEAKRSSRTIANLSTAVKNKVLNEMADALINHCDFIISHNEKDMIDARVNNLSEALQDRLLLTGTRVKEMSDAIRQIASQNEPVGRILDGWVTESGLNIQKVSIPIGVIGIIYESRPNVTSDTAALCFKSGNVCVLKGGKEAEHSNKAIAVVLREVLAKNKLPEQAISLLPDSSREGVAKLIKQDKYVDLIVPRGGEALIRYVSENSAIPVIKHDKGVCHIYVDKDAAPAKIIDIAINAKCQRPSACNSMETLLIHEDIAPYILTGLEDAFAEQGTILKGCSETLKYIRVVPATLEDYDTEYLANILNIKIVKNVDEAIIHIQRHGSSHSEAILSENYSTINKFLNEVDAACVYANASTRFTDGGAFGLGAEVGISTNKLHSRGPMGINDLTTFKYKIYGSGQIR; from the coding sequence ATGCAAGCATTTTTAGAAGAAGCGAAAAGATCTAGCCGAACTATTGCAAACCTAAGTACTGCTGTTAAAAACAAAGTTTTAAATGAAATGGCTGATGCATTAATTAATCATTGTGATTTTATTATTTCTCATAATGAAAAAGATATGATTGATGCAAGAGTTAATAATTTAAGTGAAGCTCTACAAGATAGACTACTTTTAACAGGAACAAGAGTTAAAGAAATGTCAGATGCAATTAGACAAATAGCATCACAAAATGAACCAGTAGGAAGAATTCTAGATGGTTGGGTTACAGAATCTGGATTAAATATTCAAAAAGTATCAATTCCAATAGGTGTAATTGGTATTATTTATGAAAGCAGACCAAATGTTACAAGTGACACAGCAGCATTATGCTTTAAAAGTGGAAATGTATGTGTTTTAAAAGGTGGAAAAGAAGCAGAACATTCAAATAAAGCAATAGCTGTTGTTTTAAGAGAAGTTCTGGCAAAAAATAAACTTCCAGAACAAGCTATTTCTTTATTACCTGATTCAAGTAGAGAAGGTGTAGCAAAACTTATAAAACAAGATAAATATGTTGATTTAATCGTACCTCGAGGAGGAGAAGCTTTAATCAGATATGTAAGTGAAAACTCAGCTATTCCTGTTATTAAACATGATAAAGGAGTTTGTCACATCTATGTGGATAAAGATGCAGCACCAGCAAAAATTATTGATATTGCAATAAATGCAAAATGTCAAAGACCAAGTGCTTGTAACTCAATGGAAACTCTTTTAATCCATGAAGATATTGCACCTTATATTCTAACAGGACTTGAAGATGCTTTTGCAGAGCAAGGAACTATTTTAAAAGGTTGTAGTGAAACTTTAAAATACATAAGAGTTGTTCCAGCAACACTTGAAGATTATGACACAGAATATTTAGCTAATATTCTAAACATTAAAATTGTAAAAAATGTTGATGAAGCAATAATTCATATTCAAAGACATGGTTCAAGCCATTCAGAAGCTATTTTAAGTGAAAACTATTCAACGATAAATAAATTTCTAAATGAAGTTGATGCAGCTTGCGTTTACGCAAATGCAAGTACAAGATTTACGGATGGTGGAGCTTTTGGATTAGGAGCTGAAGTTGGAATTTCAACAAATAAACTTCATTCAAGAGGACCAATGGGAATAAATGATTTAACAACATTTAAATATAAAATTTATGGTTCTGGTCAAATTAGATAA
- a CDS encoding glycoside hydrolase family 17 protein — protein MKKISLTLASLAAVVLFWYILGTGFVLKDGANSFSKLQCVSYAPFGKDDSPFMMDKGLVISEDLVRKDLQLLSKYTDCIRTYSTVGLEMIPKIARENNLKMLMGAWVNGDEKPTRLEIDTLIKLAKENKDIVRAVIVGNEALLRGDLSDVKLYEYIKEVKAALPDTQVTYADVWEYWLKYPKIKEITDFVTIHILPYWEDDTMNIEKAIAHLAEKRAEVENELKTSNILIGETGWPSEGRMREDALPSKTNQAIFVRDFVKLAQDNNWNYNIIEAFDQPWKRVSEGAVGGFWGLFDKDRADKNVFKGDVSDFPNYKYLGFGSLLLIFVFSFLLKNSTISTNKLVLFSFINTIFAVLYMLQMEQFNITVRSSGEVVWATLVLLTHLAIYYLVLLNIAKESKPKIVGIREILTNKVFNVDTLPMILFYSSFIFVLISTIILAFEGRYRNFEIYVFAISAISFVLLYGGRFANMEFKAFEKLSFIVLLITSIISFYNEGSLNIFSNIWIIIALIFTYILFQGSKNSSYSELKTITKYIAIFFIFSISLRYGIIADKDIIAQCHLNDDTLLCGFKNQVGYLGYIGVFGIIAICIAILALFINNKKFVLVSLFASVFSIMMFNTYVGSIAFILTIIVLCKEKNLKVLNS, from the coding sequence ATGAAGAAAATATCATTAACACTAGCAAGTCTAGCAGCAGTTGTACTTTTTTGGTACATTTTAGGAACAGGTTTTGTTTTAAAAGATGGGGCAAACTCTTTTTCAAAACTTCAATGTGTATCATATGCTCCCTTTGGAAAAGATGATTCGCCTTTTATGATGGATAAAGGTTTAGTAATTTCTGAAGACTTAGTAAGAAAAGATTTACAATTACTTTCAAAATATACTGATTGTATTAGAACTTATTCAACTGTTGGTTTAGAAATGATTCCTAAAATTGCTAGGGAAAACAATCTAAAAATGCTTATGGGTGCATGGGTAAATGGCGATGAAAAACCAACAAGATTAGAAATCGATACTTTAATCAAACTTGCAAAAGAGAATAAAGATATTGTAAGAGCTGTTATTGTTGGAAATGAAGCTTTATTAAGAGGTGATTTATCCGATGTAAAACTTTATGAATATATAAAAGAAGTAAAAGCAGCACTTCCTGATACTCAAGTTACTTATGCTGATGTTTGGGAATATTGGCTTAAATATCCAAAAATTAAAGAAATTACAGATTTCGTAACTATTCATATATTACCTTATTGGGAAGATGATACTATGAATATAGAAAAAGCAATTGCACATCTTGCTGAGAAAAGAGCAGAAGTTGAAAATGAATTAAAAACTTCAAATATTTTAATTGGTGAAACAGGTTGGCCTTCTGAGGGAAGAATGAGAGAAGATGCACTTCCAAGTAAAACAAATCAAGCTATTTTTGTTAGGGATTTTGTAAAATTAGCTCAAGACAACAATTGGAACTACAATATTATTGAGGCTTTCGATCAACCTTGGAAAAGAGTTAGTGAAGGTGCTGTTGGTGGATTTTGGGGATTATTTGATAAAGATAGAGCAGATAAAAATGTTTTTAAAGGAGATGTTTCTGATTTTCCAAACTATAAATATTTAGGTTTTGGTTCTTTATTACTTATTTTTGTTTTTTCATTTTTATTAAAAAACTCAACTATTTCTACAAATAAATTAGTTTTATTTAGTTTTATAAATACAATTTTTGCAGTTTTATATATGCTTCAAATGGAACAATTTAACATTACAGTAAGATCAAGTGGAGAAGTTGTTTGGGCAACATTGGTTTTATTAACTCATCTTGCTATTTATTATTTAGTACTTTTAAATATTGCAAAAGAATCTAAACCTAAAATTGTGGGTATTAGAGAAATTTTAACAAACAAAGTATTTAATGTTGATACTTTACCAATGATATTATTTTATTCTTCATTTATTTTTGTATTAATTTCAACAATAATTCTTGCATTTGAAGGAAGATATAGAAATTTTGAAATATATGTTTTTGCTATTTCTGCTATCTCTTTTGTTTTACTTTACGGTGGAAGATTTGCAAATATGGAATTTAAAGCATTTGAAAAATTATCATTTATAGTTCTTTTAATAACTTCTATAATTTCGTTTTATAATGAAGGTTCTTTAAATATTTTCTCTAATATTTGGATTATTATTGCTTTAATTTTTACTTATATTTTATTTCAAGGAAGTAAAAATAGCTCATATAGTGAATTAAAAACTATTACTAAATATATTGCTATATTCTTCATTTTCTCTATTTCATTAAGATATGGAATTATTGCAGATAAAGATATTATTGCTCAATGTCATTTAAATGATGATACTTTACTTTGTGGATTTAAAAACCAAGTAGGATATTTAGGATATATTGGAGTATTTGGAATTATTGCAATTTGTATTGCTATTCTTGCTTTATTTATAAATAATAAAAAGTTTGTATTAGTTTCACTATTTGCTTCTGTTTTCTCTATTATGATGTTTAATACTTATGTAGGTTCTATTGCATTCATTTTAACTATCATTGTGTTATGTAAAGAAAAAAACCTAAAAGTTTTAAACTCTTAG
- the ccoG gene encoding cytochrome c oxidase accessory protein CcoG — translation MSYSKKRYFVYTLLTLFIMLIPFITINDNHVLLLSFDKLQFHFLGSVYSVSELYVMPFLLMFLFIGIFAMTSMFGRIWCGWSCPQTIFRVIYRDLIEGTILDLRKINNKQKDIDYNKKSNQIKKYVALILWFIITLVISSNFMLYFIPPEDFFVYIQNPADHSFMIIFILTVALFLVYDIVFMKENFCVYICPYSRIQSVLYDDDTKQVSYDYNRGGKVYENNVKSIFKVKQWSNNEECTTCEACVKVCPTHIDIRKGLQVECINCLECSDACSTVMGKLNKESLINWGSTNTVINKKNVSIFTKKNLTYFVSLFLCIFLAFYFSLEKEDFLVNANKTTELYSKKENGIISNNYILTIHNTQDKDYTFDIRLLENKDFKIKRFDSFELKAGEKTKKILILETTEDFEKLEKKPSKISIEIFTKENEKVKVTRQIAFFYPKN, via the coding sequence ATGTCTTATTCTAAAAAAAGATATTTTGTATATACTTTATTAACATTATTTATAATGTTAATTCCATTTATAACAATAAATGATAACCATGTATTGTTATTATCTTTTGATAAATTACAATTCCATTTTTTGGGTAGTGTTTATAGTGTTAGTGAACTTTATGTTATGCCATTTTTGCTTATGTTTTTATTCATAGGAATTTTTGCTATGACTTCAATGTTCGGAAGAATTTGGTGTGGTTGGAGCTGTCCTCAAACTATATTTAGAGTTATTTATAGGGATTTAATTGAAGGAACTATTCTTGATTTAAGAAAAATAAACAACAAACAAAAAGATATTGATTATAATAAAAAATCTAATCAAATCAAAAAATATGTTGCACTTATTTTGTGGTTTATTATTACTTTAGTTATATCTTCTAATTTTATGCTTTATTTTATTCCACCTGAAGATTTTTTTGTTTATATTCAAAATCCAGCAGACCATAGTTTTATGATTATATTTATTTTAACTGTTGCTCTATTTTTAGTATATGACATAGTTTTTATGAAAGAAAATTTCTGTGTTTATATCTGTCCATATTCTAGAATTCAATCTGTTTTATATGATGATGATACAAAACAAGTGAGTTATGATTACAACAGAGGTGGGAAAGTTTATGAGAACAATGTTAAATCAATATTTAAAGTAAAACAATGGAGTAATAACGAAGAGTGTACAACTTGTGAAGCTTGTGTAAAAGTTTGCCCTACACATATAGATATTAGAAAAGGATTACAAGTTGAGTGTATAAACTGCCTTGAATGTAGTGATGCTTGCTCAACTGTAATGGGAAAACTAAATAAAGAATCTTTAATAAATTGGGGAAGTACAAATACAGTTATCAATAAAAAGAATGTATCAATTTTTACTAAAAAGAATTTAACTTATTTTGTATCTTTATTTTTATGTATATTTTTAGCTTTCTATTTTTCACTTGAAAAAGAAGATTTTTTAGTAAATGCAAATAAAACTACAGAACTTTATAGTAAAAAAGAAAATGGAATTATTTCAAATAACTATATTTTGACTATTCATAATACTCAAGATAAAGATTATACTTTTGATATTAGATTACTTGAAAACAAAGATTTCAAAATAAAAAGATTTGATAGTTTTGAGTTAAAAGCTGGTGAAAAAACTAAAAAAATTCTTATATTAGAAACTACAGAAGATTTTGAAAAACTAGAGAAAAAACCTTCTAAAATTTCAATTGAAATTTTTACAAAAGAAAATGAAAAAGTAAAAGTTACAAGACAAATCGCATTTTTTTATCCAAAAAATTAA
- a CDS encoding sensor histidine kinase, which translates to MSEINLILFYGITFGILIMTIVYTFIRYVYSKEIFYISYCFMQIFSLIYILSYSKLFEISSFIQEIALVIASLSAVLFAINYYEGKFFPKITNYKELIINTLLLNVVILTAFYHYILFEYLPYTIIYAILFISIIFNLKQGFKPTLIYVIGWSIFCILLFVFNFKDFYNQRGYFDLVLVVFALEAMLFTTSIAYKYNDLKNKNESFEKMIIQQSKFVKSGEMIANITHQFRQPLNNISYILMNLKKKFENKNLDEIYFDKKVEQLNSQVLFLSKTIDDFKEFYTKSKEKEIFMVKDAINNSITILSADLKTHNIELEISFETFEDIKIFGVKSELSQVLIAIISNSIDVLKNIKNPKIKINIFSSSAEVNICILDNGGGIKLKNIKKIFEPYFSTKEEGTGIGLYLSKMIIEESFAGKILVENKKEGVLFSLFIEKAL; encoded by the coding sequence ATGTCTGAAATAAATTTAATTCTTTTTTATGGTATTACTTTTGGAATATTGATTATGACAATAGTATATACCTTTATTAGATATGTATATTCAAAAGAGATATTTTATATAAGTTATTGTTTTATGCAGATTTTTTCTTTGATTTATATACTTTCATATAGTAAACTTTTTGAGATTAGCTCTTTTATTCAAGAAATTGCTTTGGTGATTGCCAGTTTAAGTGCTGTACTGTTTGCTATAAATTATTATGAGGGTAAATTTTTCCCAAAAATCACAAATTATAAAGAGTTGATAATTAATACTTTGTTATTAAATGTGGTTATTTTAACAGCCTTTTATCATTATATTTTATTTGAATATTTGCCTTATACAATTATTTATGCAATTTTATTTATCTCTATTATTTTTAATCTAAAACAAGGTTTTAAACCAACTCTTATTTATGTTATTGGTTGGTCGATATTTTGTATTTTACTTTTTGTTTTTAATTTTAAAGATTTTTACAATCAAAGGGGATATTTTGATTTAGTTTTAGTTGTTTTTGCACTGGAAGCTATGCTTTTTACAACTTCAATAGCTTATAAATATAATGATTTAAAAAATAAAAATGAGAGTTTTGAAAAAATGATAATACAACAATCAAAGTTTGTAAAATCAGGGGAAATGATAGCAAATATAACTCACCAATTTAGACAACCTTTAAATAATATTTCATATATATTAATGAATCTAAAAAAGAAATTTGAAAATAAAAACTTAGATGAAATTTATTTTGATAAAAAAGTAGAACAGCTAAATTCGCAAGTTTTATTTTTATCAAAAACAATAGATGATTTTAAAGAGTTTTATACAAAATCAAAGGAAAAAGAGATTTTTATGGTAAAAGATGCCATAAATAATTCAATTACAATTTTAAGCGCAGATTTAAAAACCCATAATATAGAGTTAGAAATAAGCTTTGAAACCTTTGAGGATATTAAAATATTTGGTGTAAAAAGTGAACTTTCACAAGTATTAATTGCGATTATTTCAAACTCAATTGATGTATTAAAAAATATAAAAAATCCTAAAATAAAAATCAATATTTTTTCAAGTAGTGCTGAGGTTAATATTTGTATTTTGGATAATGGTGGTGGAATAAAACTAAAAAACATAAAAAAGATTTTTGAACCATATTTTTCTACAAAAGAAGAGGGTACAGGAATAGGGCTTTATTTATCTAAAATGATAATTGAAGAGAGTTTTGCTGGAAAAATTTTGGTAGAAAATAAAAAAGAGGGAGTTTTATTTTCCCTCTTTATTGAAAAGGCTCTTTAA
- a CDS encoding response regulator transcription factor produces MLKNINKNIKILYVEDDEIARENGVEYLQNFFEQIYAASDAIIALQLYEKHQPDIIITDIQMPKLNGLEFVKRIRQKDKKTQIIIITAFCDKDYLLKAIELGLVKYLVKPVKEKEFEEALFLCVNSLQEDVTNIVKLDINSYFDSFNKNLVIDDEIIKLRTKELIFLELLIKNKNRYVSYEEIENYVWSDSVMTKDALKTLVKNLKSKIPKDLILNLTNSGYKIDV; encoded by the coding sequence ATGTTAAAAAATATCAATAAAAATATAAAAATTTTGTATGTTGAAGATGATGAAATAGCAAGGGAAAACGGTGTTGAGTATTTGCAAAATTTCTTTGAGCAAATTTATGCTGCAAGTGATGCCATTATTGCTTTACAATTATATGAAAAACATCAACCAGATATTATAATCACAGATATTCAAATGCCTAAATTAAATGGTTTGGAGTTTGTAAAAAGAATAAGACAAAAAGATAAAAAAACTCAAATCATAATAATCACAGCTTTTTGTGATAAGGATTATTTATTAAAAGCGATTGAACTAGGACTTGTTAAATATCTTGTAAAACCTGTAAAGGAAAAAGAGTTTGAAGAGGCTTTGTTTTTATGTGTAAATTCTTTGCAAGAAGATGTTACAAATATCGTAAAACTTGATATTAATTCATATTTTGATAGTTTTAATAAAAATTTAGTCATAGATGATGAGATTATAAAACTGAGAACAAAAGAGTTGATTTTTTTAGAGTTATTAATAAAAAATAAAAACAGATATGTGAGTTATGAAGAGATTGAAAACTATGTTTGGAGCGATTCTGTTATGACAAAGGATGCTTTAAAAACTTTGGTTAAAAATCTAAAATCTAAAATTCCAAAAGATTTGATTTTAAATCTTACAAATAGTGGTTATAAAATAGATGTCTGA
- a CDS encoding methylated-DNA--[protein]-cysteine S-methyltransferase: MREYKTQIKEIITTTTFSTPLGEMFAAASKKGIVMLTFFTHFHIEAKIEILKNTLNADVIPANGEIFEVLKIQLEEYFDKKRTTFEIPLQLVGSPFQVKCWKELLNIPYGKTISYKEHIANANAQNMIAILVPCHRVISSDGKPLNYNGGVEKKEFLLKLEQNDK; this comes from the coding sequence ATGAGAGAATACAAAACACAAATAAAAGAGATAATAACTACTACGACATTTTCAACACCATTGGGTGAAATGTTTGCTGCTGCTTCAAAAAAAGGTATTGTAATGCTTACTTTTTTTACGCATTTTCATATCGAAGCAAAAATAGAAATTTTAAAAAATACCTTAAATGCAGATGTAATACCAGCAAATGGAGAAATTTTTGAAGTTTTAAAAATACAATTAGAAGAATATTTTGACAAAAAAAGAACAACTTTTGAAATTCCTTTACAATTAGTTGGTTCACCTTTTCAAGTTAAATGTTGGAAAGAGTTATTAAATATTCCCTACGGAAAAACTATATCTTATAAAGAACATATTGCAAATGCAAATGCTCAAAATATGATAGCCATACTTGTACCTTGTCATAGAGTAATTTCAAGTGATGGAAAACCACTTAATTATAATGGTGGAGTTGAAAAAAAAGAGTTCCTATTAAAGTTAGAACAAAATGATAAATAA